GTTAGGGCACCAGGTGTGGTAGATGAGGAGGTCATCGCGATTGGCGATGGCGATCCCTCGGATATAGCAGTGGTGGCAAAAGACCCTAATATGGAAGTATATGAATCTATGGAGGTACTTGGAGAAATCACTTCTGGAGAAACCATCGTCGGTTCATCAAATGGAGAGCTTGATTCTCTTTCAATGGAACCTAGTGCTGAGGCAATTGAGGAAAAGTTGACTGCTGAGGAATCCTATGCGGCAGCCTACGGACTTTTGTTAAAGAAACGGGACTATGTGAGTGCTGAGAAAGCATTGAAAAGCTTTATCGAAGAATATCCAGAACATAGTTTGGCAGGGAACGCCTATTATTGGTTGGGTGAGACTTTCTATGTGCGAAACAACTATGTGGGGGCCGCTAAGGCCTTCGCGAATGGCTATGATAAATTTCCAGAGGGGGCTAAAGCGCCAGACAATCTCTTAAAGCTCGGCCTTTCTTTGAAGGCTATGGGTAAAAACGATGATGCGTGCACCATTTTTGGAAAACTGACTAACAATTATCCGGAGGCCCCGGCTGTTATCGTTACGCGGCTTAACCAGGAATGGGTTGAGGCAGCCTGTTCGTAAAATAGGAAGAAGGTATTGTATTCCTAGCCCTTTACCTCTGACAGACAGGGAATTTTCGAATCTAATGTCAGCAATGGGTCCGTTTGAGGCTCGGCCGACCATCGCAGTTGGTGTATCCGGCGGACCGGACAGCCTTTGTTTAGCACTGCTTCTTAAGGCATGGGCGAGAGAAGTTGGCGGTGCGGTGATCGGATTGATTGTNGACCATAGGCTTAGACCGGAGTCCGCATTCGAGGCTTCTAAAGTGCGAGCTTGGTTGACCAACTATGGGGTCGAATCGCGAACATTAGTCTGGGGAAATGAGCCTCTAAAAAGTGGCCAGCAGGCCAGAGCGCGAACTGCCAGATATAATCTTCTGATAGATTGGTGCAGAACTGCTCATGTTTTGCACCTGGCGTTGGGGCATCATAGGGATGATCAAGCAGAAACCCTATTAATGAGGAGAGAAAGGTCCAGTGGTGAATATGGTCTTGCAGCTATGCCGGCAATACGAGAGCAGGGATCAGTCCGGCTTATAAGGCCATTTTTGGGAGTTTCTGCTTCAAGGCTACGCGCTACCTTGCGAGGCCTGGACCAGGAGTGGGTTTGTGATCCATCTAACTATGACCCCAAATATACCCGATCCCGAATTAGAAAGTCTCTACTTAGTGAGCCCACAGACCTCCGGACAAGGAAGTTATCCCAATCNGCGAGGATGTGTGCGAAGACCCGCAACGTGACAGAACAAAAAGTTTCGAAGCTTCTTGTAAAATCTACGCAGATCCATTCAGAAGGTTACGCTGTGGTTGATATTGGACAAGTATTGTCCCAACCTCAGGAGCTAGTCTTCAGGGCGTTATCGAGCATCATCTGGTCGCTGGGTGGTCACCTTTATGCTCCAAGACAGGCCAGTGTAGCCAGGCTGGTTGACAAGTTGAAGCGGCAGCGGGTTCTGCCAGGCTACACTTTGGGAGGCTGTTTTCTTCGGTCTTTGCGAGATAAGCTTTTTGTTTGCAGGGAGCCAATAGCTGCTAGGGCATCATTAGATATTAGAACAGGCGCCAAGGTGCTTTGGGACTCAAGATTTCTTGTTGAACTTAAGGGGGAGCCAACTGGCAAACCTATGGAGTATAAAGTCAGGGCTCTCTCAAAGGATGGGTGGCAAATTCTTCGAAATCATATTTCATCCAAGAAGGCTGCTGGTTTTNGTATCCCCTTTTTTGCTGCATATGCTCTTCCGTCCCTTTGGTCTCTTGACGGGTTGGTTTCGGTGCCCCATTTAGACTATGTGGACCACGGCAATAATGACAGCCGGGCTATGAGCTTTCACGCGGATTATAGGCCGAGTCGGCCTTTGGCGGGCGCTTTATTTCAGGGTATAGGGTGTCATGTGGCTTCTAAAACGATTAAGTGACCTTTGTTGCCCAACGGTGGTATATTGCTAGGGTTTACCCGTANGAATGGAGAATATTTGAAGTGAATAACNTTGGTCGGAATCTAGCCCTCTGGGTCATTATTGCCCTATTGCTTTTAACATTATTCAATGTGTTTAAGGGGCAATCGCCCGAGAACGCAGCAGCTCCATTGGCTTTTTCTGAATTCTTAGATTTGGTTGAAAAAGGGCAGGTGAGGGATGTCACTATAGAGGGAAATGAGATTTCAGGCCACTTCGGCAACTCTGGTCAAAGCTTTTCAACATATTCTCCGAACGACCCGAACCTGGTTGAAACCTTGCGATCTCATGGTGTTCTGATTAATGCTAAGCCGTCAACCGAAAATCGGCACTCACCCTTATATGGGGCATTGTTAAATTGGTTACCAATGCTGTTGATAATTGGCGTCTGGATATTTTTCATGAGGCAAATGCAAGGAGGGGGTGGGAAGGCATTAGGCTTTGGGAAGTCGAGAGCCCGAATGCTTACCGAAAAACAAGGACGGGTTACTTTTGGCGATGTTGCTGGGATAGATGAGGCGAAAGAAGAGCTTCAGGAGATCGTCGAATTTTTGAGGGATCCACAAAAATTTCAACGTTTGGGGGGCCGTATACCCAAGGGGGCTTTGCTGGTGGGTCCTCCAGGGACAGGTAAGACCTTACTAGCAAGGGCAATCGCGGGTGAGGCAAATGTTCCTTTTTTTACAATTTCGGGTTCTGACTTTGTTGAGATGTTCGTAGGGGTTGGCGCTAGTCGGGTACGGGATATGTTTGAACAAGGCAAAAAAAATGCCCCTTGTATTATTTTTATCGATGAGATTGATGCGGTTGGTAGGCATAGAGGAGCTGGGCTAGGTGGGGGGAATGATGAGCGTGAGCAAACCTTGAACCAGTTGTTGGTTGANATGGATGGCTTTGAATCCACTGAAGGAGTCATCTTGATTGCGGCGACCAATAGACCGGATGTGCTCGACCCAGCTTTGCTACGTCCAGGCAGATTTGATCGGCAGGTGGTAGTGCCTAATCCAGATATTTTGGGGCGTGATAAGATTTTGAAGGTCCATATGAAAAAAGTTCCGCTTGCACCCGGGGTGGATTCAAGAGTTATAGCGCGCGGAACTCCCGGATTTTCTGGTGCGGATTTGGCCAATTTGGTTAATGAAGCCGCCCTTTTGGCTGCCCGAATTGGTCGCCGCAAGGTAACAATGGAGGAATTCGAAGCAGCTAAGGACAAGGTAATGATGGGCGCTGAACGTAGGTCGGCCGTGATGTCAGAGGAGGAGAAGAAAATCACTGCTTATCATGAGGCCGGGCACGCGGTGGTGGGGATAAGAATGCCCGGCCATGATCCACTGCATAAAGTAACAATTATTCCAAGGGGTAGAGCATTAGGGGTAACTATGTCATTACCTGAACGCGACCGATATAGTCATAACAAGCAGGAGATTAAGTCAAAATTGGCGAGTATGTACGGCGGCCGTATAGCTGAAGAACTGATTTTCGGGGATGATAAAATAACTACCGGGGCAGCGAACGATATACAGCAGGCAACGGGCTTGGCTCGTAAAATGGTTACAGAGTGGGGGATGAGTGAGAAATTAGGCCCGCTACGTTATGATGCAAACGATGAAGAAGTTTTCCTGGGGCACTCCGTCACTCAGCACAAGAATATTTCAGACGCTACGGCAGATTTGATTGACCAGGAAATAAGGGCCCTGATTGATGATGCGGAATCCAACGCAAGGAAGATACTTTCAGATGAATTAGATAAACTCCACGCTGTTGCAGAGGCTCTGTTGGAGTATGAGACTTTGGCTGGGCCCGAGGTCGAGGGCTTACTCAACGGGGTCCAAATTGTTAGATCTTCTGAGCCCGATGATTCCGAGGGCGACGCGGGGAAAACTTCATCAGTGCCTTCCACCGGAGTTGCAGGAGAGAGTGATTTAAGCCCCAATANTCCTCCGGGTGGCTAAGCTGGANANNGAGTTTNTTTGGCNGAAGGTACNTNTAGGTTCNCCNGNGAGAAANTNATTNTCATCNGGTTTGCCNNGTGTNTACGTNCGACCNTTGGGNGTTCTTTGGGGAGAAGNNGCCAAGGCGGCAGTGGCTGAGGGCNTGGCCTNGCCNTTNCTNGGTGACNGNGCGTACACNGCTTGCCAGGTTGTGCNCCGACTAGATCATTGTTATCAGATGNCTCATATGACTGCNACTGCTTTTGGTNTATGGCGCGATCGTCAAAGTGGGGNTCTTTNNGATGAAATNGAGNGGTTGTTTGAAAACNTATCNGGNTCTCGTANGAATCAACTTCGGGGTGCTACGAGGGTTCCTGGTATCGTTGGAATCCTGAATGTTACCCCCGACAGCTTTTCTGATGACGGAAAACATATTTGTACTCAACATGCTATCAGGCATGCGGTGCAAATGGTGGAAAATGGAGCCGCGATAATAGACGTCGGTGGTGAATCCACGCGGCCCGGGGCAAAACCAATTTCATCTCAGGTAGAACAGGAGCGTGTTTTGCCTGTTCTAGAGGCCTTGCTTCGGAGAGGGATCTCTTTGTCCATAGACACATACCATCCTGATACTATGCGGGCCGCCGCAGCGTTGGGAGTTACTATGCTAAACGACATTACGGGCTTTTCCGCGTACCCTGAAAGTTTACGGATAGCTGCTGCTTCTGGAAGGGCCCTCGTCTTGGTTCACTCTGCTTCTATGGTATCCACTTCAGGTGACGAGTTTGATGGGGGAGTGGCCATTGAGATATTTGATGCTCTCTATCAAAGGGTACAAATGATGGAGGATTTGGGCGTTCCAAGAGCTAACATTGTTATTGATCCCGGTCTCGGATTTAAGAAATCTGAGGGGGCAAACTTTAAGGTGCTTAGGTGGCTGGGTCTTTTTCACGGATTAGGGTGTCAGGTAATGCTAGGAGCATCGAGGAAGTTTGGCCGCCTGAGAAGCGGGCGGTCCCCAAAGGATCGCTTGGGAGGCTCAATTGCCACGTGTGTCCACGGGGTCCAGCAAGGTGTGCAGTTTCTGCGGGTCCATGATGTGGCCGAGACCCGCCAGGCCCTTGGGGTGTGGAGAGCTATGGAATACACTGTTCAAGCGTAGGTGCCGTTTGTTCTTATAAGTGTTGATATTGCAACAGGTGACAGCTTTGGTTTTCCGAGCAGAGGTCGGTAAACGCGAATAATAAAGGGACATTAAGAGTGGGTAAATTGTTTGGCACGGATGGCATTAGAGGGCGGGCGAATGAAGAGCCCATGACTGCTGAGACGATGATGCGGGTTGGAGCCGCGGCGGGCAGGTATTTTATGCGGGGTGACCATCAACACGAGGTAATCGTTGGAAAAGATACCCGTCTATCGGGATACATGATAGAGCACGCTTTGGCGGCTGGATTTATGAGTGTTGGGATGAATGTTACACTTTTAGGGCCATTGCCGACCCCCGGTGTAGCCATCCAGACACGCGAAAGTTCTGCTGATTTAGGTGTAATGATTTCTGCTTCTCACAACCCTTATAGGGACAACGGCTTAAAATTATTTGGACCTAACGGACGAAAATTATCGGATGAGGTAGAAGATGCTATAGAGTCATGGGTAGCAGGTGAGAGCGCTCCGCCTTCTGGACATCAGGGAGACACAATCGGCCGATTGTGTCGCGATAATTGTGCGCAGAAACGATATCAGGATTTCGTAATAAGTGTCGGGTCAAACACTGCTAATTTTTCGGGGCTTCGTGTAGTAATAGATTGCGCTAATGGTGCGGGTTATAAAGTTGCGACACGAGTTTTGCAGGGACTTGGCATCGAGGTAATTTCATTAAGCTCAGAGCCCAATGGGATTAATATAAATGAACGTTGTGGTTCGACCTCACCTAGTGCAATGTGCAAAGCCATCTTGGATACTCAGGCGCACATAGGATTTGCCCTGGATGGAGATGCAGATCGTGTTTTAGCTGCCGATGAGCTTGGAGTGCTGTTAGATGGTGATCAGCTAATGGCAGCACTTGCGACGGACATGCAAAGGCAAGGTAAACTAATGGGGAATGGGCTGGTTGCGACCCAAATGTCAAATTTAGGGCTTGAGAGGTATCTTAACGGCTTGGGCTTGCAATTAATAAGAACCCAAGTCGGAGACCGGTATGTGACTGAGCAAATGTTTGAGAATGGCTATAATTTAGGAGGTGAACAGTCAGGGCATATCATTTTATCGGATTATAATACAACAGGAGATGGGCTCATTACGATAGTGCGAATTTTGTCCTTGCTGTGTGAGAGCGGGAAAGCGGCAAGTGAAGCATGTCGGATGTTTAATCCCCTTCCACAGAGGCTTACAAATATTTCGTGTGAATCGCCGGATGTTTTGGAAAAACATCCGGTTAAATCTGTTATCTCCCAATGTGAGGGTAAACTTGTCGGTATAGGCAGGCTATTAGTGCGGTATTCGGGCACCGAGGCGGCTATCCGAATCATGGTGGAAGCGGAGGAGGAATGTGTGGTTCAATCTGTTACTCGGACGATAGCCGGAGTGATTGAGAAATATGTGTAGAATTATTTCAGTGGAATGGGATAACTTATGAAGGGGAGAGTGCTTATAATTGCGGGGTCTGACTCAGGAGGTGGGGCAGGTCTTCAGGCTGACATAAAAACTATTTCGGCTCTTGGAGGTTATGCGGCTACAGCTGTTACAGCTCTAACGGCCCAGAACAGCCTCGGGGTTCATGCAATTTCTGAAGTTCCTGACGACTTTGTTGAAGTCCAAATTACGGTTGTTCTTGAGGATATAGGGGCAGATGCTATTAAGTGTGGGATGCTTCATCGCGCAGAATTGATCCAAAGGATCGGCGCCGTGATTTCCAATCTGGGTAAGCCCCCGATTCTGGTTCTGGACCCCGTAATGTATGCTAAGGGTGGGGCGCCACTCCTCCAGGGAAAGGCGGTTGCCGCGTTAAAGTCGTGTTTAATTCCAATGGCCGATGTTATTACGCCCAACATACCTGAGGCCGAGGCACTCCTAGGCCGGAGAGTGGAGAACGTCGGGGGTATGAAGGAGGCTGCTAGCGAGCTTCTTGAGCTAGGTGCGAAAGCAGTGTTGTTGAAGGGGGGGCACCTGGAGCACCCAGAGGTTTTTGATGTCCTCGCGCAGCCCGGAAAAGTTTTGGTTTATAATTCGCCAAGGATAGCTTCGAAGGACACTCATGGAACCGGTTGCACATTAGCTTCTGCCTTGACAATAGGCTTGGCGCAAGGGAACTCGCTGGAGGGAGCTGTGGAAGAAGCTAGGAAATATGTGTTGGGAGCCATCATGAACGCTCCCAGATTAGGTGCGGGTCATGGGCCCTTAAACCACTCCCATAATTTTTTCAGTTTAGTTAGTCAGCATTGACTGGCCAGGTGGGTATCCCTAGTATTTTCCCGCTTTGGTTTTCAGTTGTCTGGTGCCGAGAAAAATAATATGAAGCCCACATTTCTTCCCGAAAACCCGAGTTTTTCTTCTGGGCCATGTGCAAAGCGACCTGGCTGGAAACCTAGCGTTCTTAAGAGTGAACTTTTGGGAAGGTCCCATAGGTCAGCGTCTGCTAAAGCCCGAATTAGAGAAGTGTTGAGGCTGATGAGGGATCTTCTTGAGCTACCAGAAGACTACCGCATCGGCATAACGCCGGCGTCGGATACAGGAGCCTTTGAAATGGCCTTGTGGTCGCTGTTGGGAAAATGTGGGGTCGATGTGTTGGTGTGGGATAGCTTTGGTGCTGGTTGGGCCACCGATGTGGTTAATGAGTTGGCATTGCCGGATGTTAATGTAATAGAGGCTGATTATGGGTGTATAACAGATTTTAGTCAGGTGAGATCTGATCGGGACGTAATTTTTACTTGGAATGGCACTACCTCGGGTGTTTGTGTGCCAGATGACGCTTGGATCGAAGAAAGCCGGACGGGATTGACTTTCTGTGATGCGACCTCTGCTGCTTTTGCTATGCCGCTTCCCTGGGAAAAGCTGGACGTTACCACATATTCTTGGCAAAAAGTGTTGGGGGGAGAGGCACAACACGGGGTGATTATCTTAAGTCCACATGCATACTCTAGACTTGAGACATGGGAGCCAAAGTGGCCAATTCCAAAGATTTTTCGGATGAAAAAAAATAATGAGCCGATAAAAGGGTTTTTTGATGTCGATACTATAAATACACCCTCTATGTTGTGTATTGAGGATGTTTTGGACTCGTTGTTGTGGGCTGAATCCATTGGGGGAACTGAGGGACTTATTAGACGGAACAGAGAAAACTTTTCTGTCATTGAGGATTGGGTGGCAAAAACCTATTGGGTGGATTTTTTGGCTGCGTCGCCCCTCATCAGGTCAACGACTTCAGTTTGTTTGAGTATCGTTGATCCTTGGTTTTTATCATTAACGTCTTCTGAGAAGGAGAAAGTTGTTAGTGGAATGTGTAGTTTATTGGATGAAGAGAGGGCTGCATTTGATATTAAAGGGTATCGGGATGCTCCTCCCGGGATCCGCATTTGGGCGGGATCGACCATTGAGAAAGACAATATAGTGGCTCTTCTGCCTTGGCTTGAGTGGGCATTTGAGCAGAGTAAGAATATCGGAGACCAATAGACTTGGTTGGGCGGACGATATTTGCAGGATGGTGAAATGAGTAGAGTTTTAATATCTGATAAACTGAGCCCAAGTGCCCTTGATGTGTTTGGTCACCATGGTATCGAGGTCGATGTTAGGGTCGGCATGACGGCGGACCAATTGTTGGGGTCCATAGATAAGTACGATGGTCTTGCAGTTCGCTCAGCTACAAATGTAGATGCCTCATTGTTAATGGCGGGGCATCGGTTGAGTATTGTAGGTCGGGCGGGTATCGGAACAGATAATATCGACGTCACAGCGGCTACTAAACAGGGAATTTTGGTTATGAACACGCCGTTTGGCAATTCAATAACCACTGCGGAGCATACCATAGCTCTATTGTTATCTCTGTGTCGTCAGATCCCCAAAGCAGATTTCTCCGTTCGGCAAGGAAAATGGGAAAGGGCTGAGTTTGTAGGGGTCGAGGTGAGTGGCAAAGTTTTGGGCCTAGTGGGTTGCGGAACTATTGGCTCGATAGTTGCTGATAGAGCCCAAGGACTGAAAATGAAAGTTCTAGTGTATGATCCCTTTGTAACTAAGGAACAAGCCCTGGATCTTGGGGTAGAGAAAGTTGACTTTGATGGTCTATTGTCCCGGTCTGATATTGTCAGTTTGCATGTCCCTCTAACTGATATGACCAGCGGAATGATTGATGCGTCGGCCATGGCAAAGATGCGGCCGGGGGTTCGCATTATCAATTGTGCCCGAGGTGGTCTTATAGTTGAGCACGATCTGAAGTCCGCCATTAGAGGGGGGCAGGTTGCTGGCGCTGCTTTAGATGTCTTTGAGAATGAACCACCTGAAGATTCGGGCTTGTTAGAACTCACGGAAGTCATTGTTACTCCGCATTTAGGGGCTTCGACGACTGAAGCGCAGGAAAATGTAGCGATTCAACTGGCCGAACAAATGTCAAATTATCTATTGACTGGTGCCATTACTAACGCAGTGAATATGGCATCTTTAACCCCCGAGGAGGCCCCACGTTTAGCCCCATATATGCCCCTTGTTAAACAACTCGGCAGTTTTGCAGGACAGATCATAGAGGAGGGGATCAGAGAAATAGCTATAGAGTATGCCGGTGCTGCAGCTAGCCTTAATACTAAACCTTTAACTGCCGCCTTGTTAGAAGCAATTCTAAGCCCTTCATTAGAGTCCGTTAATATGGTAAATGCCTCCTTGGTCGCAAAAGATCGCAACATAGAGGTTGTGGAGGTGAAAAGAGAATCTCCGTGTGATTACCATAGTATGGTGCGCCTGACTATTAAGGCAGAACACCACACGGGGAGTTTTGGCGGAACACTCTTTGGGGGCCAGCCGCGCCTTACTCAAGTTGATGGAATAAATATCGAAGCGGAATTAGGTTCATATATGTTATTTGTGCGAAACCACGATAGACCAGGATTTATTGGAAGTTTCGGTGGGGTTTTGGGGCAGGCAGGTGTTAATATTGCTACCTTTCATTTAGGGCGCGGGGTGGTTGGCGGGGAGGCCATAGCCCTAATTGAGGTTGATCAGCCCGTGACAGGGGATATTCTAGAACAAGTAAGTTTGTTGCCCAACGTGGTTCAGGTGACGCCCATGTCGTTTGATCAATCTGGCTGATTGACTCAGCTTTGTATACTTTAACCTCAATGAATTACTTACTATGATTGACAATCTAGAAGATGCCGTGCTTCCATCTGGACTAGCTGATTTGCTCCCGCCCTTTGCCGCTCATGAAGAGGTGTTGGCTACCAGACTGCGCGATTGTTTTGGCTCGGCCGGTTACGAGTTAGTCAAGCCTCCT
This genomic stretch from Rhodospirillaceae bacterium harbors:
- the ygbF gene encoding tol-pal system protein YbgF produces the protein MGTVEHIKRILVHGFSRGAQFRSFWHRGVVHVTRVGASGIAVFLCLGVVSSSGVIAQQNNDLEFLIAQISRLSKDITGIQQRLANGDTIAGDAVGGWSPTNHETRLSELEEQIRSLTGQVEEAGHGVTQTIEALNSLTQDLHARLQTMEERLSSVQRNGISQDPAPSAVRAPGVVDEEVIAIGDGDPSDIAVVAKDPNMEVYESMEVLGEITSGETIVGSSNGELDSLSMEPSAEAIEEKLTAEESYAAAYGLLLKKRDYVSAEKALKSFIEEYPEHSLAGNAYYWLGETFYVRNNYVGAAKAFANGYDKFPEGAKAPDNLLKLGLSLKAMGKNDDACTIFGKLTNNYPEAPAVIVTRLNQEWVEAACS
- the tilS gene encoding tRNA lysidine(34) synthetase TilS, with translation MSAMGPFEARPTIAVGVSGGPDSLCLALLLKAWAREVGGAVIGLIVDHRLRPESAFEASKVRAWLTNYGVESRTLVWGNEPLKSGQQARARTARYNLLIDWCRTAHVLHLALGHHRDDQAETLLMRRERSSGEYGLAAMPAIREQGSVRLIRPFLGVSASRLRATLRGLDQEWVCDPSNYDPKYTRSRIRKSLLSEPTDLRTRKLSQSARMCAKTRNVTEQKVSKLLVKSTQIHSEGYAVVDIGQVLSQPQELVFRALSSIIWSLGGHLYAPRQASVARLVDKLKRQRVLPGYTLGGCFLRSLRDKLFVCREPIAARASLDIRTGAKVLWDSRFLVELKGEPTGKPMEYKVRALSKDGWQILRNHISSKKAAGFXIPFFAAYALPSLWSLDGLVSVPHLDYVDHGNNDSRAMSFHADYRPSRPLAGALFQGIGCHVASKTIK
- a CDS encoding cell division protein FtsH, with translation MNNXGRNLALWVIIALLLLTLFNVFKGQSPENAAAPLAFSEFLDLVEKGQVRDVTIEGNEISGHFGNSGQSFSTYSPNDPNLVETLRSHGVLINAKPSTENRHSPLYGALLNWLPMLLIIGVWIFFMRQMQGGGGKALGFGKSRARMLTEKQGRVTFGDVAGIDEAKEELQEIVEFLRDPQKFQRLGGRIPKGALLVGPPGTGKTLLARAIAGEANVPFFTISGSDFVEMFVGVGASRVRDMFEQGKKNAPCIIFIDEIDAVGRHRGAGLGGGNDEREQTLNQLLVXMDGFESTEGVILIAATNRPDVLDPALLRPGRFDRQVVVPNPDILGRDKILKVHMKKVPLAPGVDSRVIARGTPGFSGADLANLVNEAALLAARIGRRKVTMEEFEAAKDKVMMGAERRSAVMSEEEKKITAYHEAGHAVVGIRMPGHDPLHKVTIIPRGRALGVTMSLPERDRYSHNKQEIKSKLASMYGGRIAEELIFGDDKITTGAANDIQQATGLARKMVTEWGMSEKLGPLRYDANDEEVFLGHSVTQHKNISDATADLIDQEIRALIDDAESNARKILSDELDKLHAVAEALLEYETLAGPEVEGLLNGVQIVRSSEPDDSEGDAGKTSSVPSTGVAGESDLSPNXPPGG
- the folP gene encoding dihydropteroate synthase, with protein sequence MAKLXXEFXWXKVXXGSPXRXXXSSGLPXVYVRPLGVLWGEXAKAAVAEGXAXPXLGDXAYTACQVVXRLDHCYQMXHMTATAFGXWRDRQSGXLXDEXEXLFENXSGSRXNQLRGATRVPGIVGILNVTPDSFSDDGKHICTQHAIRHAVQMVENGAAIIDVGGESTRPGAKPISSQVEQERVLPVLEALLRRGISLSIDTYHPDTMRAAAALGVTMLNDITGFSAYPESLRIAAASGRALVLVHSASMVSTSGDEFDGGVAIEIFDALYQRVQMMEDLGVPRANIVIDPGLGFKKSEGANFKVLRWLGLFHGLGCQVMLGASRKFGRLRSGRSPKDRLGGSIATCVHGVQQGVQFLRVHDVAETRQALGVWRAMEYTVQA
- the glmM gene encoding phosphoglucosamine mutase, yielding MGKLFGTDGIRGRANEEPMTAETMMRVGAAAGRYFMRGDHQHEVIVGKDTRLSGYMIEHALAAGFMSVGMNVTLLGPLPTPGVAIQTRESSADLGVMISASHNPYRDNGLKLFGPNGRKLSDEVEDAIESWVAGESAPPSGHQGDTIGRLCRDNCAQKRYQDFVISVGSNTANFSGLRVVIDCANGAGYKVATRVLQGLGIEVISLSSEPNGININERCGSTSPSAMCKAILDTQAHIGFALDGDADRVLAADELGVLLDGDQLMAALATDMQRQGKLMGNGLVATQMSNLGLERYLNGLGLQLIRTQVGDRYVTEQMFENGYNLGGEQSGHIILSDYNTTGDGLITIVRILSLLCESGKAASEACRMFNPLPQRLTNISCESPDVLEKHPVKSVISQCEGKLVGIGRLLVRYSGTEAAIRIMVEAEEECVVQSVTRTIAGVIEKYV
- the thiD gene encoding bifunctional hydroxymethylpyrimidine kinase/phosphomethylpyrimidine kinase, which gives rise to MKGRVLIIAGSDSGGGAGLQADIKTISALGGYAATAVTALTAQNSLGVHAISEVPDDFVEVQITVVLEDIGADAIKCGMLHRAELIQRIGAVISNLGKPPILVLDPVMYAKGGAPLLQGKAVAALKSCLIPMADVITPNIPEAEALLGRRVENVGGMKEAASELLELGAKAVLLKGGHLEHPEVFDVLAQPGKVLVYNSPRIASKDTHGTGCTLASALTIGLAQGNSLEGAVEEARKYVLGAIMNAPRLGAGHGPLNHSHNFFSLVSQH
- a CDS encoding phosphoserine transaminase, which codes for MKPTFLPENPSFSSGPCAKRPGWKPSVLKSELLGRSHRSASAKARIREVLRLMRDLLELPEDYRIGITPASDTGAFEMALWSLLGKCGVDVLVWDSFGAGWATDVVNELALPDVNVIEADYGCITDFSQVRSDRDVIFTWNGTTSGVCVPDDAWIEESRTGLTFCDATSAAFAMPLPWEKLDVTTYSWQKVLGGEAQHGVIILSPHAYSRLETWEPKWPIPKIFRMKKNNEPIKGFFDVDTINTPSMLCIEDVLDSLLWAESIGGTEGLIRRNRENFSVIEDWVAKTYWVDFLAASPLIRSTTSVCLSIVDPWFLSLTSSEKEKVVSGMCSLLDEERAAFDIKGYRDAPPGIRIWAGSTIEKDNIVALLPWLEWAFEQSKNIGDQ
- a CDS encoding phosphoglycerate dehydrogenase, which codes for MSRVLISDKLSPSALDVFGHHGIEVDVRVGMTADQLLGSIDKYDGLAVRSATNVDASLLMAGHRLSIVGRAGIGTDNIDVTAATKQGILVMNTPFGNSITTAEHTIALLLSLCRQIPKADFSVRQGKWERAEFVGVEVSGKVLGLVGCGTIGSIVADRAQGLKMKVLVYDPFVTKEQALDLGVEKVDFDGLLSRSDIVSLHVPLTDMTSGMIDASAMAKMRPGVRIINCARGGLIVEHDLKSAIRGGQVAGAALDVFENEPPEDSGLLELTEVIVTPHLGASTTEAQENVAIQLAEQMSNYLLTGAITNAVNMASLTPEEAPRLAPYMPLVKQLGSFAGQIIEEGIREIAIEYAGAAASLNTKPLTAALLEAILSPSLESVNMVNASLVAKDRNIEVVEVKRESPCDYHSMVRLTIKAEHHTGSFGGTLFGGQPRLTQVDGINIEAELGSYMLFVRNHDRPGFIGSFGGVLGQAGVNIATFHLGRGVVGGEAIALIEVDQPVTGDILEQVSLLPNVVQVTPMSFDQSG